The following nucleotide sequence is from Populus trichocarpa isolate Nisqually-1 chromosome 11, P.trichocarpa_v4.1, whole genome shotgun sequence.
CCAAATCTTGAGTTGGTGGGAATTTTCTGTCCACATATATCATGATATCAGGCTGCAATTTGCTGGTAGACTTTAGGCTGCAatatgtcaatattttttttaaaataattttttattttatttttttaattaattgttttgataagttgatcataaataaattttaaaatatatttaacttcataatctttttaaattttaatcttataatatattttttttatgatttgaagtaatattatcaaaattaaaaaaaatattttagtgtactttttaaataaaataaaaattcgtCGTTAAACCCAATACAAAACACATCAATTTAAAGGATAGGACACAATTAACTAATGGACTTGTAGCTTACAAATAGATCAGTGAGTACATAAATTCAAATCTACCTTTATTAATGCacttttaataagaaataaattttccattttttttaaattcaagttttataaattaatcaaatccaACTTTTTGTGTGATTGAACGTTGATGTATTATTCTTTTGTAAACAATATTATAGCTGTTTGGAATTGCTTTTCAaacagtattttttaaaaaaataatttttttttatttaaaattaattttttatatatttttagatcgttttatgtgttaatatcaaaaataattttttaaaaaattatattattttgatgtatttctgaataaaaaatactttgaaaaataaccattacCAAATTTCCAAACACCTTCTAAACAagttatgttttataattatatataaaaaaaagtaaaccaaATACACAAGATAATTAGTGGTGGTTCTTGTAAGGGAGAAAATACACATAAGAATTAGTTCGGAtgctaaaatcatattaaaaaagcaCACCAAATGTCAATCTggctttataatttatgtttttcccttcgGAATGGAATACATTCAAGATGGTAGATATGTTTCGGGCGTTATTCGGCCAAGATTTCCGAGGCGGGTGAGATCGATCGACAACAAGATgcaattgaatatttttcattcttttttgaaTAAATCCAAGATATCTTGGCCATTCCGGCAGAAACAAAATGAGATTAAACCTCCCATCTGGAGGGGTGTGGCTGCAGATCAAACTGCATCTCTAGCTATTCTCCATCTTTCTCAGCCATTTACAATGTATCTAAATTTTCTTTCGAACAATTTAATGAACAGAATCATATAATGTGCAATGCGTCTCGAATGTGTGTGACCCGATGACCTCCTTGCTCCCCAGAGGCCTATGCTAATTCAACGGAGTCGAATTGGTGCCGAGGTAATGGAGGGTCATCACCATCATAATATATCAAACAAGCCCAAAGTATCAAATTAAGAGcaaaacttcaaaatttaatgaatataCGAGATGATCATGAAAAGACACTTAATGTAAAACTTAAACCTGTATTGACAAATTACActgttgatttgatttaattggaattttgatggttttctgttgaaaatttaatgtattattcattatttaaaaaaaaaaagaatatttttttgtaaaattcattgttatgtactatttatataaatttgtcaCTTAAATCTTTCTATTGTGAAAACTTATAAATCCGTATAATTTATTTAGcataatttagaaatatttctaTGAGGTAGTTTTCACGGTTGAttgattcaattatttttaaatttattttattaaatacaaataacatttttatatttttaaattaaaaacatggtataataaaatatatccttaacattagtatatttttttttattaaaaattaatatccgCGGCTTTTAGAGCTGGATGAAGCTAAGAAAGTTGCTGCTGATGTGTTGGATGCAATCACAATTAGATATGTACGGTCAACATCCTTGTCATGATCAGCCTGCAAGTATCAACTAATTTCATCTAGTAAAATAAGATTAGAATAATCTTAGTGACTCCAATTTATTCTATTATAATAATGTGGTGAGGATTGGATCCTACTAAtgacccattaaaaaaataatcatgggtGCAGGCCTAATCATACAATTCTAGCTATTtctttgaaattatataaaatattttttatttaaaaatatattaaaaaaaattaattttttaattttttaaaaaaatacggtTTCAATCGCGTACCAAACATACTCGGTTTACATGGCAAGATGGGAAATTGAAGTCCTTTGTCTTTGTTTCCAATTTCTAAAAATGACTTTCAAGGAACAAAATTAGGCAAGTTGGTGGATAGAAATGCGGTTTGCGTACATAATAgaatcatggaaaaaaaaattgacgacTGCCTGCTGCCTGCTGCCTGCTGCCTGCTGCCTGCTGCCAGCAGCAAAAGACTTTCGAATTTAAAACATTGCTTGGCGTGATAGAAATTGGAACTAATAATATGTCTTCGGCACGTTTTTGCCACCGCAAACCGTATACATGAAATCCATCTCGAAGTTCGATGATGCCAAATTAATGgcgatttatttatttatttatttatgatttggcttaaaattaatacttcaaaaaataattgaactcCTTGCTACAAAAGTAATGACCatagagacagagagagaggaaaCGTTAAGACGATTATAACTCCATTATtccctaaaaaaattatgcaattaaTTATCTACCGTAGTTCCCTGCTATGCTGGGGTTCGTTTActtttaactcaattttattaaagggtcattctgatttaattttttatttaacataaattttatattaaattatataaaaattacctcgatataattcaatcaattttatttcttgaaatgtTTTGTGAAGAATAATTAGGTTGAAAATAAGAGTACTTTGTGTCTTGGCTTgcttgataaaaaaaccaagttttttACCTAGAATAAAAAACTGTAGcacaacattaattaatttttgtgaagGACTTTCCAAGATGATTAATTTTGTTAGGGATGATTTATGTCATAGTTGCTAGATTCGATCCAAgaatttacttgaaaaaaagaattgaatcatcaagttattaaattaactcaTGAGTCATTAGATCATCCCGAATCAattacattttattatttattttcttgatgatttactTAATTAGGTTTGTATCATATTTAACTAGGTTTATCGGATCATTAAAAATCCAGTTAGGTAAAATGAGTTTTGTTAAGTTAATATTATATCCGGTTCAACTAAAAACTCGGTTGTGGTTAAGATCTAAGTTTCAAATTTCTTAGGCCCTTCTTACTTAGTCGAGTTTAACAATAATGGTTTATGTCCCCATGTATAGATAGAATAATCCTAATATGAATGTGTGATAATAAATGAATGAACATACTTATATTTGTTGTCCAAAAATTTACTAGAAAACTAGATAAGTGAgcatatttatttagtttataatcatataatataataaaaatatagtaaactTGCAATCATACAAAATTAAGCTAGCATGcatgctatatatataaacttgcaCAAAATATTTTACACCAAATTTAAGCACGAGCATCAGCATGAGTGGGTGTCCTCTGTCTTCTAAAAATTTAGATTTCGTTTGGatgtaattttaactttttatttttttaataaataaaccattaggaaagtttatttcttttttatatgggatatgaatttttacagggttttaagttttttcaaaacatgttaattaaaggtatttttagattaattttttatttatctacaatttgtttaattcatataccttgttaaaaaaaacatatgctaaatattaaattacaacaaattttttaactcaaaagaTAAATGTACTTCACTTCTAATTTGATCTCGTATATACCcattaactatattttaaataaattttccaataatatttatatattgaatgtctaattataatatcaaaacgatttaaaaatattaaaaaataatttaaaacaaaataattttttaaaaaaaaaacacaagcccAGTCACGAAAACAAACATCATCTTATAAGGAAACAATAGCAACAAGCACCAATGCACGATAACTACATAAGAACCTTGTATGCGCACATGGCTCAACAACGCAAGACAACTGTTAAAgccaagaaaataaagattcaccAATGAAGTATATGCAAACTGGAGGTGGGCTTTACATGGAACCAAACCAACGAAACAAGATAGAAAATACAGATGAAACGAAGATATGAGGTAGACAAAATTGATGATCCTGAAGTTCcgataaatataaatgaacaaATTGCAGTACTTGATGCAGTACTTGAAGTCGATTCTATGGCAATTCAATTGGGATGGATGAACATTCGGACTCTAAACTAAAAACCCTGTACTTGTGACCTTTCTCAATAGCTAAAGCTGCCACTGGCGCCTTGTGCCCTAGCCTTCTGACAATGTAGCTCACAGTAGAGATCATGCAATAAAACTGTATGAATGTCATGGTAATACAGGACTATCACCATAACAATAGAGGCAACAAACATGGGTATTGGGCCGAAAAACCAAAGGAGCATGTTAAGAGCAAAGTAAAGAGCTCTGAGCCCGAAAAAGGAAAGTTCACCTCCTTTCTTAACcgcaaactcaattttcttcGCTGCCCTTTTCTTGTCTGGGGAGCTCAGTAAATAATTTGCATGAACCAAATTCTTTGCTGCTtgaacaaaacatgaaaaagcaataagaaaagaaacgagGAGGCATACGTTCTTGATGAAAATGGTGAATGGCCTTGTGTCACCATAAATTCTCTTGCTTTCAAGGATATTATTATTAGAACTACTTCCAAGCCAAATTCCAATAAGAGAACTGAGAGTCAAAGAGACGGTGGCTAAGAAAGTCGCTATGTTTGTGTCGCTCGAAATCACATTTACAGCTCTGTTAATATCACTTTCAGCACCCTGCATACACCAAAGAACAATaagaaataaactaattttGGTTCAAGGAAGGAAACAAGAGGGAGAGACTCTGACCTGCAGAACTCTTTGAACCCAAAGTTTCTTGTCCTCGTTCTCTAGGTCAAAGATAGTAGTGCCAGGATGTTTGTGGTATCTGTAAAGAAGGAACAGATGATAGGCAAACATGATCAGAAGCCCACAGGGGACTAAGACCAAATCAAGGTACTCCTTATGGAAATCTATGCTTAACATTCTTGTTTGAATTTCTGAACCACTCCATTTAAAtataagtttaaatttaaagatcCATCTAGCTTTTATTGATGTTGTTTCATATGAGAACGTTCTATCTTTTATTTCCCACTCACATGGCCAAGTAGACAGATCATTGGCGTCACGAGTTggagaatgcttaaagaaatgctATTTGTTGAAGAGTAACTGCCAAGAGGATATCCAATATGCCTTGGAGTCTTGGACAATTAAACCGGCCTCCAAGAAAATGGATTAAGCTacactttcttgtttttctaattatcttttaataaaatagaatcacagccatattttttaattagtcatCTACATCTGTTTCTTATCATTTATCTCTAAGTTAATGGTGGTCAACTTCCCTCCCTCATCTCTACTAGACATAGTTTCTCTCCATCATTTCTTCAGTATCTTTAATTAATCTTCGTTTTTCCAGTCATGCAGAATTTGGCGGAATAATTCATCTTGGcattaataagaatatttttagtttttttttttaatgtgggtgtctggGTCATCTTGTGTATCTTGACTAATTCTACGgactctaaaattaatgatcatgtaaattTCTAGCTAGTGGTCCTGAAATTTATGAAACTCAAACCGGtgatttctagaaaataaatttagaattaagtTGATCGGTTAAACTATACTTTCTcagaattaattatttaacgAGTGAGTGATGAAAGTGAGTTAGCTGTAATGGAGTCACGTATTTTTGGTAAGTCATAAGCAGCAAcgaattttgttaattttttctcattcCTCTTCCAATTCTGTGACTTGTAAGATAAGGAAACTGCGGTAATTTGATTAAGAAGTAGGTATTTCTGTAGACACGCAACGTCAAAAGGTCCCATTGTCTTAAGCTAGACAAGATGATGAGACAAAACATTtaccaaataagaaaataaaagctgTTTAGCCACTGCTTTCCGGTTTATGTGACAATAATTGAGAATGAGACAGTAACACATAGCCTTATCAAAGTTATCTTGGATGCCTTATTGTATCGTGCTGTAAATATTAAGTAGGAACCCAGAGATATAAAGTTCCTAGGCCACAGAGATCATGGCATCTCAGAGCTAAAATTACACAAACTAGAACACATTCATgtagaaaaggagaaaataaataacatccCGAGTTCGATACTACTACTCAAGGATACACCTCAATAATAGAATTTAACCCAGAAGTGGCTGTGATTTTGTAGTGACTAAAGCCAGCCTCCAGGAAGAGTTTCTTCCATTCTATCTCATTTCTTCCCCTTCCGTTGCATAAGAGCATCATTTCCATGTCAACAAAGAGCCTTGTTTTGGTCAGTTCCTGTTCATCTTTCTGGTCGTTAATCACCATTTCTACGAGCACAAGCTTTCCTCCATCATCTTCGCATGGGATTGCTTCTCTGCATCGCTTCAATATCTTTATGCAGTCCTCATCACTCCAGTTAAGCAAAACAGACTGCAAAGAGTTCAATTTCATGAAGAAAACTGAAGAGATGAGAACGTTTTTAATTTCCCCACTTgtcgttcaaaaactttataCTATCAGAATATTTTCAAGCttcaatattctcaattaaTGAGAACCAAATAATGACATAGAAAAAACTGGCATTTATTATACCTTGATGATAATTGCATCTGCAGAAGGGATGGACTTGAACATGTCACCTCCAACAAATTTCAAGTTTTCACTTTCTGGCAAGTTGGCAACAACTTGTGGGAGGTCCAAGACTGTGCATTTCATATGGGGGTATGCATCAGCTATGCTCCTAGCAAGAGTTCCGGTGCCACCCCCTACATCAACCAATGAATCCACTGACTCGAAAATTTCCTTATGCTCTTTAACAACCAAACTCACCAATTTGGAATCACTAGTCATTCCTTCATTCAAGTTGTTGATAAATTTGAAGTTTCTCTTCCCATATTCCCCAAAGCTCATTCCATGGTAAGTTTCAAATGGTGTGCGCTCCTTCCCTTGGATCCACTCGCCTAGAGAAAACCATGGATTCATCAACACAGGATCTAGCATTGTGAGAACAACTGGGGACAGGCTGGTGGGGCTATCTTTGAGCAGGAGCTTAGAAGAAGATGTGAGAACATAACCTTCTTCGACTTCTTCTTGGTTATCATGGATTTTGATTGTATCAAAGAAACCGGAATGCACCAGTACGCGCATAAGGCGCTGCAGGAAATTTGCTTTTGATTCAGGAAAATTTAGGGCTGAAACCAACTGTTGAAGGGTAATGGGctggttatttttttggatcACATCAGGTATGCTAAGCTGAACAGCACATTTTAGTGACATTGATTCTATGAAGTAGTAGATATGTTTATAAAGGTGACATTGAGCCTTAAACAGCTCACTGACTCCATTCCCTTGATCTACATCCATCTTTGTTTGCAGGTCTCTACCTTATTTGCTCTCAAAACATTCTGACGCGGTTGGTTCTTATAATGCAGTCTTGAGTACTCTTGCACTGTGCATCACGTGGATGATAGGCTAACGAGGAAATTTCATTGTGTCAGAAACTACTACTTGAACAATTAAGACCGCTAAACTAACTTGACAGTTGGATATTGCTaggtagtttaaaaaaataggcgtagaaaaaggaaaaagtagAAAACAAAGGGTAGGTTGAGCTTAAGAAATGGCTCTTGACTGACCAGATCAAAGACTGAAATCATGAAGTTAATTTCTTGTTCCCTTGATCtagtatttttatcattctaaatatataaaggatgtttaataaaatcttCTCAGGAAGAATCACTTGTGATAGACGTAACAAGACCACAATTCTTAGTTCCCGTATAAACCGTGTTTTGCAAAGTCCACAATTTAGGCTTCAATTAAACAGGTTTTATTTGATAACTTGGCTTCTATCAAGACGCAagcaagaataaaaaacaaggaagaaTCATTCAACAAGCCATGTTTTTCACCAACTTTCGTGTTACTAGTTATACATGAAGAATTGGTCGAGAACGTTTCTTTATTCAAATATGGGAGTTTCCATGATCTTGTTGATTTCTTCGAGCTGCAGAATTTGACTGCAAACGTTACT
It contains:
- the LOC18103085 gene encoding trans-resveratrol di-O-methyltransferase, whose product is MDVDQGNGVSELFKAQCHLYKHIYYFIESMSLKCAVQLSIPDVIQKNNQPITLQQLVSALNFPESKANFLQRLMRVLVHSGFFDTIKIHDNQEEVEEGYVLTSSSKLLLKDSPTSLSPVVLTMLDPVLMNPWFSLGEWIQGKERTPFETYHGMSFGEYGKRNFKFINNLNEGMTSDSKLVSLVVKEHKEIFESVDSLVDVGGGTGTLARSIADAYPHMKCTVLDLPQVVANLPESENLKFVGGDMFKSIPSADAIIIKSVLLNWSDEDCIKILKRCREAIPCEDDGGKLVLVEMVINDQKDEQELTKTRLFVDMEMMLLCNGRGRNEIEWKKLFLEAGFSHYKITATSGLNSIIEVYP
- the LOC18103084 gene encoding uncharacterized protein LOC18103084, with protein sequence MLSIDFHKEYLDLVLVPCGLLIMFAYHLFLLYRYHKHPGTTIFDLENEDKKLWVQRVLQGAESDINRAVNVISSDTNIATFLATVSLTLSSLIGIWLGSSSNNNILESKRIYGDTRPFTIFIKNVCLLVSFLIAFSCFVQAAKNLVHANYLLSSPDKKRAAKKIEFAVKKGGELSFFGLRALYFALNMLLWFFGPIPMFVASIVMVIVLYYHDIHTVLLHDLYCELHCQKARAQGASGSFSY